In the Desulfovermiculus halophilus DSM 18834 genome, AGAACATTTCAAATTCCAACTGGTGCTTCACTTAAGAGAGCACATAAGTTTTATGAAAAGATGGGTGCGAAAAAGTCGAGCTCTTTTCAGCTGCATTCTGGAGAAGAGACTTTAGTATATGTCTATGAGAGAGCGTCATAATAATTGTTATTTATATGAATTAACAATAACATTGCACACATTATAGATCTGCTAATCATTATTATATTTGAAGCCCACAAAGAAGTGATTTTATAAAGGATAGACAATGATGAAACGTGTCTTCGATTTGGTGTTAGCAACAACCGGCTTGCTTGTGACCTCTCCTCTTTTAATAGCTGTTGCTATTTGGGTGAAACGGGATTCTGATGGTCCTGTCTTTTACCGACCATTACGGGCTGGGAGACATGGGAAGCCATTTAAGATTTACAAGTTTCGGTCCATGGTTGTAAATGCTGATCAAGTAGGCGGCCCGACAACCTCAGGCAGTGATCCCCGGGTTACTCGAAGCGGACGTTTCATACGTGCTTGCAAGATTGATGAACTTTCCCAGTTGATCAATGTGGTGCGTGGAGAAATGAGCTTGGTCGGCCCACGTCCGGAAGTTGTCTGGAAGGTTAAAAAGTATACTGAAGAAGAAAAAAAGACTTTAGAGATGAGACCGGGCATAACTGATTGGGCCTCAATATGGAACTCCGACGAAGGAGGAGTTCTTGAGGGTGCCCCTGACCCTGATGCAGTTTATGAAGAGGTCATACGCCCGACCAAAATGAAGCTTCAACTGTATTATTATCAAACTCAGTCAGTTGGAAAAGATCTCAAAATCATTTTTGCGACAATTTATCGCATATTAAATAAAAACTGGTCGCCAATGGAACTTACAGGTTACCCGTCTTTTGACGAACTCAGGGCTCAGGCCCTTCAAGTAATTGAGCGACAGAAACAGGATACGAAACAAGAAGATGAGGTTCAAAATGGCTGAACGGAAGGTTCCCTTTTTTGTTTATCCAGATGTGTATCGGGATGATGCCGAAGAGATTCAAAAAATCGTAGATGATGTCGGAAACCGGGGGGCATTTATTCTCCAGAAGGATCTGGAGCAATTTGAAAAAAATCTTTCCGATTATCTGGGAATCAAGCATGTACTTGGGGTCGGCAACGCCACTGACGGCTTGTACATGTTGTGTAGGGCCAGTGGTTTGG is a window encoding:
- a CDS encoding sugar transferase; protein product: MMKRVFDLVLATTGLLVTSPLLIAVAIWVKRDSDGPVFYRPLRAGRHGKPFKIYKFRSMVVNADQVGGPTTSGSDPRVTRSGRFIRACKIDELSQLINVVRGEMSLVGPRPEVVWKVKKYTEEEKKTLEMRPGITDWASIWNSDEGGVLEGAPDPDAVYEEVIRPTKMKLQLYYYQTQSVGKDLKIIFATIYRILNKNWSPMELTGYPSFDELRAQALQVIERQKQDTKQEDEVQNG